A portion of the Salminus brasiliensis chromosome 9, fSalBra1.hap2, whole genome shotgun sequence genome contains these proteins:
- the LOC140562431 gene encoding leukocyte immunoglobulin-like receptor subfamily A member 2 — translation MEVSPLSVLLLLIVLFQCGQTEEIPKPILRVDPNTTVYTGDTLTLTCDLQISLTGWRFRWYKDSQQLNPLTEYKDTNTLSITASDTETAEYLCIARRGHGGVDYDSHYSAPVKITVEIPKPTLRVDPHTTVYTGDTLTLTCDLQSSVTGWRFRWYKDSQQLNPLTEYKDTNTLSITVSDTGTAEYLCIARRGHGGVDYDSHYSAPVKITVAGKPKPELRSSLKGATLRGSSVTLECVLDQSAGWRFYWTKHTQNPQNEFSTETHSHTISSVSVSDGGQYWCKAGRGDPVNYTPYSDALWVNVTDLDSRGPGSSSLAAGVAVGSSLIILLIILSLVWCCKKNKGGGSLWLTSRNKQNTSQRQNLAGPEDTVSASTPLQSDAPAESSDVTYVAINLKSKKKPKKKQDLGYMPEEKTTADTDQKTIYSELKLNTD, via the exons TGCTGATTGTGCTCTTCCAGTGTGGACAAACTGAAG AAATACCCAAACCAATACTGAGGGTGGATCCTAACACCACTGtctacactggagacacacttactctgacctgtgatctgcagatctCACTCACTGGATGGAGGTTTAGGTGGTACAAAGACTCTCAGCAGTTAAATCCTCTGACTGAATATAaagacaccaacacactcagtaTAACAGCGTCTGATACAGAAACAGCAGAGTATCTGTGTATAGCACGCAGAGGACATGGAGGAGTTGACTACGACTCACACTACAGTGCTCCAGTCAAGATTACAGTTG aaatacccaaaccaacactgagggtggatcctcacaccactgtctacactggagacacacttactctgaccTGTGATCTGCAGAGCTCAGTCACTGGATGGAGGTTTAGGTGGTACAAAGACTCTCAGCAGTTAAATCCTCTGACTGAATATAaagacaccaacacactcagtaTAACAGTGTCTGATACAGGAACAGCAGAGTATCTGTGTATAGCACGCAGAGGACATGGAGGAGTTGACTACGACTCACACTACAGTGCTCCAGTCAAGATTACAGTTG CAGgtaaacctaaacctgaactcaGATCGAGTCTTAAAGGAGCTACACTGAGAGGAAGCTCAGTGACTCTGGAGTGTGTCCTGGATCAGTCTGCTGGATGGAGGTTTTACtggactaaacacacacagaaccctCAGAATGAGTTCAGCACTgaaacacactcccacaccATTAGCTCAGTTAGTGTCTCTGATGGAGGTCAGTACTGGTGCAAAGCTGGGAGAGGAGACCCAGTCAACTACACCCCCTACAGTGATGCACTCTGGGTAAACGTTACTG ACTTGGACAGTCGTGGTCCTGGATCTAGTTCTTTAGCAGCAGGAGTGGCAGTGGGGTCAAGTTTAATCATTTTACTCATCATACTGAGCCTGGTTTGGTGCTGCAAGAAGAATAAGG GTGGAGGATCTCTGTGGCTCACTAGTAGAAATAAGCAGAACACCAGTCAGAGACAGAATCTGGCAGGACCTGAGGACACTGTTTCAGCATCAACACCACTGCAGTCTG ATGCTCCAGCTGAATCCAGTGATGTGACATATGTTGCAATTAATCTAAAATCCAAGAAGAAGCCAAAGAAAAAACAAGACTTGGGCTACATGCCTGAAg AGAAAACCACTGCTGATACCGATCAGAAAACCATCTACTCAGAGCTGAAGCTGAATACAGATTAA